One window of the Flavobacteriaceae bacterium YJPT1-3 genome contains the following:
- the secA gene encoding preprotein translocase subunit SecA: MGFLDKVLKVFVGDKSKQDVGSIMPIVEQIKSFENELEQLSHDGLREKTIAFKTKINDALSEIKEQTATLTEEANATEDIDRREEIYQEIDALKEEAYEISEKVLNEILPEAFAVVKETAKRFVHNTEIEVSASAFDRELSGEKDYVRLEGEKAFWANSWDAAGKEITWDMIHYDVQLIGGVAMHQGKIAEMQTGEGKTLVATLPVYLNALTGNGVHLVTVNDYLAKRDSAWMAPIFQFHGLTIDCIDLHRPNSAARRKAYNADITYGTNNEFGFDYLRDNMSHSPDDLVQRPHNYAIVDEVDSVLIDDARTPLIISGPVPKGDVHEFEVLKPQIQQLVDIQRKQLVGTLAEAKKLIAEGNTKEGGEELLRVYRGLPKNKALIKYLSEEGIRQLLQKTENTYMADNNREMPKIDEPLYFTIDEKTNQIELTDRGIEHLSGKENPDFFIMPEMGIEIQKIEEKGLSKEEEAEEKEQLFREFSVKSERIHTMNQLLKAYTLFEKDTEYVVMDNKVMIVDEQTGRIMEGRRYSDGLHQAIEAKENVKIEDATQTFATVTLQNYFRMYRKLSGMTGTAVTEAGEFWEIYKLDVVEIPTNRPIARDDKEDLVYKTKREKYNAVIEDVEKLSKAGRPVLIGTTSVEISELLSRMLAIRKIEHNVLNAKLHNKEAEVVAQAGQPGQVTIATNMAGRGTDIKLTEEVKKAGGLAIVGTERHDSRRVDRQLRGRSGRQGDPGSSQFYVSLEDNLMRLFGSERIAKMMDRMGLKEGEVIQHSMITKSIERAQKKVEENNFGVRKRLLEYDDIMNAQREVVYKRRYHALFGERLRVDIANMIYDTAEVIVENNKMAQDFKNFEFELIRYFSMSSPIEEEEFTKLDIRAIAQKVYKAAFEHYREKMQRNAELAFPVIKRVYENPESKFERIVVPFTDGVKELKVITDLKDAYESDGKQLITDFEKNITLAIIDDAWKTHLRKMDELKQSVQLAVHEQKDPLLIYKFEAFELFKAMIAQVNRDVIAFLFKGEIPQGQQQVADAGKVRRPKEQLETSKEEIPNMDERAAQNRAAGQTQQQQQVTETIVRERPKIGRNERVTIKNVMSGENKSLKYKQALPLLDKGDWVLVED; the protein is encoded by the coding sequence ATGGGATTTTTAGATAAAGTATTGAAGGTATTTGTTGGCGATAAATCAAAACAGGATGTAGGCAGTATCATGCCTATCGTAGAGCAGATCAAATCCTTCGAAAATGAATTGGAGCAACTTTCTCATGACGGCTTACGCGAAAAGACAATCGCGTTCAAAACCAAGATCAATGATGCCCTAAGCGAGATCAAAGAACAAACTGCTACCCTTACCGAAGAGGCTAACGCCACTGAAGATATTGACCGCCGGGAAGAGATCTATCAGGAGATCGATGCCCTCAAGGAAGAAGCTTACGAAATTTCGGAGAAAGTCCTTAACGAGATCCTGCCGGAAGCCTTTGCGGTAGTGAAGGAAACAGCCAAACGCTTCGTTCACAATACGGAAATTGAAGTAAGCGCTTCTGCCTTCGACCGCGAACTTAGTGGCGAAAAGGATTATGTACGCCTAGAAGGAGAAAAAGCCTTTTGGGCGAATAGTTGGGATGCTGCCGGAAAAGAGATCACCTGGGACATGATCCACTACGATGTCCAGCTCATTGGTGGGGTCGCCATGCACCAGGGAAAAATTGCGGAAATGCAAACCGGTGAAGGAAAAACTTTAGTAGCTACCCTTCCGGTCTATCTGAACGCCCTGACCGGAAATGGAGTGCACCTGGTTACCGTTAACGATTATCTGGCCAAACGGGACAGCGCCTGGATGGCACCCATCTTTCAATTTCACGGCCTGACGATCGATTGTATCGATCTCCACCGACCCAATTCGGCGGCACGTCGTAAAGCTTATAATGCCGATATTACCTATGGCACCAATAATGAATTTGGTTTTGACTATCTGCGCGATAATATGTCGCACTCACCGGACGATCTGGTACAGCGACCACACAACTACGCCATTGTTGATGAGGTGGACTCCGTATTGATCGATGATGCGCGTACTCCCCTGATCATTTCCGGACCTGTACCTAAAGGCGATGTGCACGAATTTGAAGTCCTCAAACCTCAGATCCAGCAGTTGGTGGACATCCAACGAAAACAATTGGTAGGTACTTTGGCGGAAGCCAAAAAACTAATTGCAGAAGGCAACACCAAAGAAGGCGGAGAAGAATTGTTGCGCGTTTATCGCGGACTCCCGAAAAACAAAGCACTTATCAAATACTTAAGTGAGGAAGGTATCCGTCAGTTGCTCCAGAAAACGGAGAACACCTACATGGCTGATAACAACCGGGAAATGCCCAAGATCGATGAGCCACTCTATTTCACCATAGACGAAAAAACCAATCAGATCGAATTGACCGATCGTGGAATCGAGCATCTTTCCGGAAAGGAGAATCCGGATTTCTTCATCATGCCTGAAATGGGTATTGAGATCCAAAAGATTGAAGAAAAAGGCTTATCCAAGGAGGAGGAAGCCGAAGAAAAAGAACAATTGTTCAGAGAGTTCAGCGTGAAAAGCGAACGCATTCACACCATGAATCAATTGCTTAAGGCTTATACCCTTTTCGAAAAAGACACCGAGTATGTGGTCATGGACAACAAGGTGATGATCGTTGATGAACAAACCGGCCGTATCATGGAAGGCCGTCGCTACAGTGACGGTCTGCATCAGGCGATTGAAGCCAAGGAAAATGTCAAGATCGAAGATGCTACACAGACCTTTGCTACGGTTACCCTACAGAACTACTTCCGTATGTACCGCAAATTATCCGGTATGACCGGTACGGCGGTAACTGAAGCGGGTGAATTCTGGGAGATCTATAAGCTGGATGTGGTTGAAATACCTACCAACAGGCCCATTGCACGAGACGATAAAGAGGATTTGGTCTACAAAACCAAACGGGAAAAATACAATGCAGTTATTGAAGATGTAGAAAAGCTGTCCAAAGCAGGAAGACCGGTCCTCATCGGTACTACCTCGGTTGAAATCTCCGAATTGCTGAGTCGAATGCTCGCCATTCGCAAAATTGAGCACAATGTATTGAACGCTAAACTACATAATAAAGAAGCGGAAGTAGTCGCTCAGGCCGGGCAGCCCGGGCAGGTGACTATTGCGACCAACATGGCAGGGCGTGGTACGGATATTAAATTGACGGAAGAAGTCAAAAAAGCCGGTGGTTTGGCTATTGTTGGAACGGAACGCCACGATTCCCGTCGGGTAGACCGTCAGTTGCGCGGTCGTTCGGGACGTCAGGGAGATCCGGGAAGTTCTCAATTCTACGTGTCGCTGGAAGACAATTTGATGCGTCTTTTTGGTAGCGAACGCATTGCCAAGATGATGGACCGTATGGGGCTTAAAGAAGGGGAAGTGATTCAACACAGCATGATCACCAAATCCATTGAAAGAGCACAGAAGAAGGTAGAAGAGAACAATTTCGGAGTACGAAAACGACTTCTGGAGTATGATGATATCATGAACGCCCAGCGGGAGGTGGTGTACAAGCGTCGCTACCACGCGCTGTTTGGAGAACGCCTGCGAGTAGATATCGCCAATATGATCTACGATACCGCCGAGGTTATTGTGGAAAACAATAAGATGGCCCAGGATTTCAAAAACTTCGAATTTGAGCTCATCCGTTACTTCAGCATGAGTAGCCCGATTGAAGAGGAGGAGTTTACCAAACTGGATATTCGCGCGATCGCTCAGAAGGTCTATAAAGCGGCTTTTGAACACTACCGCGAAAAAATGCAGCGCAATGCAGAATTGGCATTTCCGGTCATCAAGCGGGTGTATGAAAACCCGGAGAGTAAATTTGAGCGCATTGTAGTTCCATTTACCGATGGGGTGAAAGAGCTTAAAGTGATCACTGATCTTAAAGACGCCTATGAAAGTGATGGTAAGCAGTTGATTACTGATTTTGAAAAGAACATTACGCTGGCCATCATTGACGACGCCTGGAAGACCCATTTACGTAAAATGGATGAGTTAAAACAGAGCGTACAGTTGGCGGTACACGAACAAAAGGATCCTCTATTGATCTATAAGTTTGAAGCCTTCGAATTATTTAAGGCGATGATTGCTCAGGTGAATCGAGATGTGATTGCGTTCTTATTCAAAGGAGAGATTCCTCAAGGTCAGCAGCAAGTTGCTGATGCGGGCAAAGTAAGACGCCCCAAAGAGCAGCTCGAAACTTCCAAAGAAGAGATCCCGAACATGGACGAACGTGCAGCTCAGAATCGCGCTGCAGGACAAACCCAACAGCAGCAGCAAGTCACGGAAACCATCGTACGCGAACGACCAAAAATTGGGCGAAACGAACGGGTTACCATCAAAAATGTGATGAGTGGTGAGAATAAAAGCTTGAAATACAAGCAAGCCCTACCCTTGCTAGACAAAGGCGATTGGGTATTGGTTGAAGACTAA
- a CDS encoding DUF2795 domain-containing protein: MYWTLELASYLSDAPWPATKDELIDYAIRTGAPLEVVENLQAIEDEGDSYDSIDEIWPDYPSDEDYLWNEDEY, encoded by the coding sequence ATGTATTGGACTCTTGAACTTGCATCTTACCTTAGTGATGCACCCTGGCCTGCGACAAAGGATGAATTGATCGATTATGCGATTAGAACCGGTGCGCCATTAGAAGTGGTGGAAAACCTTCAGGCTATTGAAGATGAAGGAGACTCCTACGACTCGATTGATGAAATCTGGCCTGACTATCCCTCTGACGAAGACTACCTTTGGAACGAGGACGAATATTAA
- a CDS encoding cob(I)yrinic acid a,c-diamide adenosyltransferase, which translates to MKIYTKTGDEGTTALFGGTRVPKHHLRLEAYGTLDELNSHLGLLRDQKIDASSIEALLGIQENLFVIGAILATDPEKAQMKNGKDRLNIERITEDDLSFLEQQIDHMETQLEPMTHFILPGGHTTVSFCHIARCVCRRAERLATALHLESPFDPLTLKYLNRLSDYLFVLARKLSKDLQATERKWIPKKK; encoded by the coding sequence ATGAAAATATATACCAAAACCGGAGATGAAGGCACCACGGCTTTATTCGGCGGAACACGGGTTCCCAAGCATCATTTACGCTTAGAAGCCTACGGCACCCTTGATGAATTAAATTCACATCTGGGCCTTTTACGAGATCAGAAGATTGACGCTTCAAGTATAGAGGCCCTGTTGGGCATTCAGGAAAATCTCTTTGTGATTGGAGCCATCCTCGCGACGGATCCAGAAAAAGCGCAAATGAAAAATGGTAAAGACCGACTCAATATCGAACGGATTACGGAAGATGATCTGAGCTTTTTGGAACAACAGATCGATCACATGGAAACGCAGTTGGAACCCATGACCCACTTCATCCTTCCGGGTGGGCATACTACGGTGTCATTCTGTCACATCGCTCGCTGTGTTTGCCGTAGAGCGGAACGCCTGGCCACTGCCCTACACCTGGAATCTCCCTTTGACCCGCTGACTTTAAAGTACCTCAACCGACTTTCTGACTATCTTTTTGTGCTGGCACGAAAGTTGTCCAAAGACCTGCAAGCGACCGAGCGCAAGTGGATTCCTAAAAAAAAATAG
- a CDS encoding ABC transporter ATP-binding protein: protein MSLIQIRDIRRDFPLGNEIVRVLKGIDLDIEKGEYVAFMGPSGSGKSTLMNLLGCLDTPTSGSYVLNGRDVSQMSDDELADIRNTEIGFVFQTFNLLPRTTALDNVALPMVYAGKSKSERYERAEEVLTNVGLADRMDHKPNQLSGGQRQRVAVGRALVNNPSIILADEPTGNLDSKTGIEIMKLFDDIHAAGNTVILVTHEEDIAAHAKRVIRLRDGIVESDTRQ, encoded by the coding sequence ATGAGTCTAATTCAAATACGTGATATCCGACGGGATTTTCCTCTGGGAAATGAGATCGTTCGGGTCTTGAAAGGAATCGATCTGGATATAGAAAAGGGTGAATACGTAGCCTTTATGGGACCTTCAGGTTCCGGAAAATCGACGCTCATGAATCTACTCGGCTGCCTGGACACGCCCACCTCAGGCTCTTATGTACTCAATGGTCGCGACGTCAGCCAAATGAGTGATGATGAACTGGCCGATATTCGCAACACAGAAATTGGATTCGTTTTCCAAACGTTTAATCTGCTTCCACGTACGACCGCTTTGGACAATGTGGCGCTACCCATGGTCTACGCCGGTAAATCCAAAAGCGAACGCTACGAGCGCGCCGAAGAGGTCTTAACCAATGTGGGACTGGCTGATCGTATGGACCATAAACCCAATCAGCTCTCCGGAGGACAGCGTCAACGGGTAGCCGTAGGCCGCGCTTTGGTAAACAACCCGTCCATTATCCTGGCTGATGAGCCTACCGGGAACCTCGATTCTAAAACCGGGATTGAGATCATGAAGCTTTTTGATGATATTCATGCAGCTGGAAATACCGTGATCCTGGTCACCCACGAAGAAGATATTGCCGCACACGCTAAACGAGTGATCCGCCTGCGTGATGGCATCGTGGAGAGCGATACCCGACAGTAA
- a CDS encoding class I SAM-dependent methyltransferase, translating to MVRGYRILAYLKWLPKTFHLHGIHSPFVYQLQRDCLHVQDKNPSKAVIALFNQARLFLLRQKTSIAVCDFGAGSIKLGEQRSIRSIVRHVSASPSRMRLLYRLSSYFEVIHALELGTSVGLGTLALSQGAKQVTTWEGCPESATLAQSLFKKYQISNVELVVGSFRACLQELDQRRQESETSPCYDLLYLDGHHEEQATKDYFDKLLFHTHPQSVVILDDIYWSPGMTRAWRAIQQHPQVTVSVDCFFFGLVFFKKDQAKEYFHIRI from the coding sequence ATGGTTCGGGGGTATCGTATTTTGGCCTATTTAAAATGGTTGCCTAAAACCTTCCATCTCCATGGTATCCACTCCCCCTTTGTCTACCAGCTCCAACGAGACTGTCTCCATGTTCAGGACAAGAATCCATCAAAAGCGGTAATTGCGCTGTTTAATCAAGCCCGACTATTTCTGCTCCGGCAGAAAACATCAATAGCCGTTTGCGATTTTGGGGCTGGCTCTATAAAATTAGGAGAGCAACGCAGCATTCGTTCCATCGTCAGGCATGTTAGTGCCTCTCCAAGCCGTATGCGACTATTGTATAGGCTCTCATCTTACTTTGAAGTCATTCATGCGCTCGAACTGGGTACTTCCGTGGGCCTGGGCACTCTGGCTCTGAGCCAGGGGGCCAAACAGGTCACCACCTGGGAAGGCTGCCCGGAGAGCGCTACTCTAGCTCAATCGCTTTTTAAGAAATACCAAATTTCAAACGTGGAGTTGGTGGTGGGCAGCTTTCGCGCCTGCCTGCAGGAGCTAGACCAACGTAGACAGGAAAGCGAAACTTCGCCATGCTATGATCTCCTCTATTTGGATGGGCATCACGAAGAGCAGGCGACCAAAGACTATTTTGATAAGCTATTATTCCATACTCATCCTCAGAGTGTAGTGATTCTTGACGATATCTACTGGTCACCCGGAATGACCCGAGCCTGGAGAGCCATCCAGCAACATCCTCAGGTTACCGTGTCCGTGGATTGTTTTTTCTTTGGTTTGGTTTTCTTTAAAAAAGATCAGGCCAAGGAGTATTTTCATATAAGAATTTAA
- a CDS encoding ABC-F family ATP-binding cassette domain-containing protein, whose protein sequence is MNYVSVEEISKSYGERVLFQNISFGINEGQKIGFVAKNGTGKTSLLHILTGKDQPDSGQVVFRKSVKMAYLPQEPDLNPKLTVEETILSSENDILKATAQYEKALQHMEDTEGYQKAFDQMEALQAWDFETQYQQILSRLQLDDLDRKVALLSGGQKKRLALAAILLDQPDLLILDEPTNHLDLEMIEWLEDYFANNNLTLFMVTHDRYFLERVCNEIVELDNQQLYTYKGNYSYFLDKKETRHQTEDTETSKAKQLYKKELEWMRRQPKARTTKSKSRIDDFQEIKARAAKRRDDHEVQLELNMERLGSKIVELHRVSKSFPDKIILDKMDYNFGKGERSGIVGKNGTGKTTFLNIITGQLPPDSGKVVIGDTVKFGYYTQKGMETKPGQKVIDVIREFGDYIPLKKGRQISAQQLLERFLFDRKKQYDFVEKLSGGERKRLYLCTVLIQNPNFLILDEPTNDLDIVTLNVLESFLMDFPGCLIVVSHDRYFMDKIVDHLFVFEGEGKVLDFPGNYSDFRAYDKQRKETPSETTSTQETPSKSQWKEQNVPKGLSYLEQKELGKLEKEIAALEKKKTEQQAAFLEPELDGTQIDQLSLELQQTLDAIEQKEERWFELSSKTEV, encoded by the coding sequence ATTAATTATGTATCGGTTGAAGAGATTTCCAAATCCTACGGGGAACGGGTTTTATTCCAAAACATCTCCTTTGGAATCAATGAAGGTCAAAAAATTGGCTTTGTCGCCAAAAATGGGACCGGCAAGACCTCACTGCTTCATATTCTGACCGGAAAAGATCAACCGGACTCCGGCCAGGTGGTCTTCCGCAAAAGCGTAAAGATGGCCTACCTTCCCCAGGAACCGGACCTCAATCCTAAACTCACCGTGGAAGAGACCATACTCTCCAGCGAAAATGATATCCTTAAGGCCACCGCTCAATACGAAAAGGCGCTGCAGCATATGGAGGACACCGAAGGCTATCAAAAAGCTTTTGATCAAATGGAAGCCCTACAGGCCTGGGATTTTGAGACGCAGTATCAGCAGATCCTGAGCCGACTCCAACTGGATGATCTGGACCGGAAAGTCGCACTCCTCAGCGGAGGTCAGAAGAAAAGATTAGCGTTGGCCGCTATCTTGCTGGATCAACCGGATCTGCTGATCCTGGACGAACCCACTAACCATTTGGACCTGGAAATGATCGAATGGCTGGAAGATTATTTCGCCAACAACAATCTCACTCTGTTTATGGTGACTCACGACCGTTACTTCCTGGAACGCGTGTGTAATGAAATAGTCGAGTTGGACAATCAGCAGCTGTACACCTACAAAGGCAACTACTCCTATTTTCTGGACAAAAAAGAAACGCGTCATCAAACCGAAGACACCGAAACCTCCAAAGCAAAGCAGCTCTACAAAAAGGAATTGGAATGGATGCGGAGGCAACCCAAAGCCCGAACGACCAAAAGTAAATCGCGTATAGACGATTTTCAGGAGATCAAAGCCCGGGCTGCCAAACGCCGGGACGATCATGAGGTTCAACTGGAGCTGAACATGGAACGCCTGGGGAGCAAGATCGTAGAATTGCACCGGGTGTCCAAGTCGTTCCCCGACAAGATCATCCTGGACAAAATGGATTATAATTTTGGCAAGGGGGAACGCAGTGGCATCGTCGGCAAAAACGGCACAGGAAAAACGACCTTCTTGAATATTATCACCGGTCAGTTGCCTCCAGACAGCGGTAAAGTAGTCATTGGGGATACGGTAAAATTTGGCTATTACACCCAAAAAGGAATGGAGACCAAACCCGGGCAAAAAGTGATTGATGTCATTCGGGAATTTGGGGACTATATCCCACTAAAGAAAGGCCGACAAATTTCTGCCCAACAACTGCTCGAGCGTTTCCTGTTTGATAGGAAAAAACAATACGATTTTGTAGAAAAGCTGAGTGGTGGTGAGCGTAAACGTCTTTATCTCTGTACGGTGCTCATCCAAAATCCCAATTTCCTGATCCTGGACGAGCCTACTAATGATCTGGACATTGTAACTCTTAATGTGCTGGAGAGTTTCTTGATGGACTTTCCGGGTTGTTTAATCGTCGTGTCTCACGATCGCTATTTTATGGATAAGATCGTAGATCATCTTTTTGTCTTTGAAGGAGAAGGGAAAGTACTCGATTTTCCGGGGAACTATTCTGATTTTCGAGCCTATGATAAGCAGCGAAAGGAGACTCCATCGGAAACGACGTCCACCCAGGAAACGCCCTCTAAATCGCAATGGAAGGAGCAGAATGTTCCCAAGGGACTGTCTTATCTAGAACAAAAGGAATTGGGCAAATTGGAAAAGGAGATTGCCGCTTTGGAAAAGAAAAAAACAGAACAACAGGCTGCTTTTTTAGAACCGGAATTAGACGGTACTCAAATCGATCAGTTATCGCTTGAACTGCAGCAAACCCTGGATGCCATCGAACAAAAAGAAGAGCGTTGGTTTGAGCTGTCCTCCAAAACAGAAGTCTAA
- a CDS encoding polysaccharide biosynthesis/export family protein, whose translation MNGFRALTAILLAFLLHACIPTKDLTYLQEDQQADTTPLIVKRQSPPYRVQINDVLSIRIKALDQDLVALFNPAASEIGSAVGEGYYYDGFAVDRHGKIRVPTLGEVPVLGMTTEEIRLKIEELLLQDYFKEEANIFVSVKMAGINYTVLGEVGSPGTKVELTEELNVLQAIANSGDIPITGDRTDVIIIRQYPGGQRIHHIDLTTIDAMNSPYYILQPNDTIIVNPLPQKSIGAGTTGLQSFTTILSVVTALASVVLLFISL comes from the coding sequence ATGAACGGATTCCGTGCGCTTACAGCAATCCTGCTGGCGTTTCTCTTACACGCATGCATTCCCACTAAAGATTTGACCTACCTGCAGGAAGATCAGCAGGCCGATACAACCCCCCTCATTGTAAAACGTCAATCCCCACCGTATCGGGTACAGATCAATGATGTGCTGAGCATTCGGATCAAAGCCTTAGACCAGGATCTGGTCGCCTTGTTTAATCCGGCAGCCTCAGAAATCGGAAGCGCTGTTGGAGAAGGATATTATTACGATGGTTTTGCCGTTGATCGACATGGTAAAATTCGGGTACCTACGCTGGGGGAAGTCCCGGTACTGGGTATGACCACCGAGGAGATCCGTCTAAAGATCGAGGAGTTACTATTACAGGATTACTTCAAAGAAGAAGCTAACATATTTGTTTCGGTAAAAATGGCCGGAATCAATTATACGGTCCTGGGAGAAGTGGGAAGTCCGGGTACCAAAGTAGAGCTTACCGAAGAACTCAACGTTCTACAAGCCATTGCCAATAGTGGGGATATCCCAATCACCGGCGACCGTACCGATGTGATCATCATCCGCCAATATCCGGGAGGTCAGCGTATTCATCATATTGATTTAACGACCATTGATGCGATGAATTCGCCTTACTATATTTTGCAACCCAATGATACCATCATTGTGAATCCATTGCCTCAAAAGTCGATTGGTGCAGGAACCACAGGTTTGCAGTCTTTTACAACTATACTGTCTGTTGTAACAGCTTTAGCCTCCGTAGTACTCTTATTCATTAGCCTATGA
- a CDS encoding polysaccharide biosynthesis tyrosine autokinase produces MEEEVDIRDQQHFFDFKGFLIKLLSFWPLFVISLGIAFAYAHYINVRKQAVYRMENMITIKDDQNPFFTSNTSLTFNWGGTTDKVQTAIIFLKSRSHNEKVVRELQYYVDYLKQGEYHLNDVYGATPFYVNVNEEAPQLLGKQIQITILEAGRYLMTIPFSGGNLTLQDYQTLEKTTTTAPDQDFQAEFALGDQVVLPFLNITLLPTTIEGRPGSEYFIRLNDFDAVVARYKGINVNQTPQGSSILTLSLTGTNKARLVDYLNASVDVLSEDQLERKNLFATKTIRFIDSSLTRKSAEIAAVQEELDNFRNNNSSVGLSGDESALVDRVTAYDAQKDNLQRQLSYYRDLENYLLTRESYEDVPAPSVVGIDEGSISAAIGSIIDLSEQRKRYEYSVQPSAPIFQDLDRRINAIKSVLLENISSTKTILTKQLGEVNQDIAQVESQMRKLPKEQQELLGIQRRYTLNENTYSVFLAKRSEAGIIKAANVSDIQMIDSAKDTGGGQIGPNTRMNYVMAGVVGSVIPIAFVFLLFFFNTKIVNPKEIERLSAIPVLGAVGKSRHENNLVVLEQPRSAVSESFRGLRSSLQFIYKKQQVEGAKTVMVTSSVSGEGKTFCSINMATVFALSEKKTVLVGLDLRKPKIFDDFELKNDKGVVNYLIGDASLGEVIQNTRIPHLDLVLAGPVPPNPSELLMSEAMDEFIAELKKTYDYIVLDTPPIGLVTDALELVAYADAALYVIRQNYTKKGMLAVINEKYKRKEIKNVSFVLNCFQTRGRYGYGYGYGYGYGYGYGAYGNGYHQEDYRPSLRGKLKKLIRKLKRRA; encoded by the coding sequence ATGGAAGAGGAAGTAGATATTCGCGATCAGCAGCATTTCTTTGATTTTAAGGGATTTTTGATCAAGCTGCTCAGTTTTTGGCCCTTGTTCGTGATTAGTCTGGGGATTGCTTTTGCCTACGCCCACTATATTAATGTTCGAAAGCAAGCGGTCTACCGCATGGAGAATATGATCACCATCAAAGATGATCAAAACCCGTTTTTCACCTCCAATACCAGTTTAACCTTTAATTGGGGCGGAACCACCGATAAGGTACAAACGGCGATCATCTTTCTCAAGTCTCGCTCGCACAATGAAAAGGTGGTTCGCGAACTGCAATACTATGTTGATTACCTCAAGCAAGGAGAGTACCATTTGAACGATGTTTACGGAGCTACCCCTTTCTATGTTAACGTTAACGAAGAAGCTCCCCAGCTTTTAGGCAAGCAGATCCAAATCACCATTTTAGAGGCAGGTCGGTATCTCATGACCATACCTTTTTCGGGTGGGAATTTGACGCTACAGGATTATCAGACACTAGAAAAAACCACTACAACAGCTCCGGATCAAGATTTTCAGGCGGAATTTGCCTTAGGAGATCAGGTCGTTTTGCCGTTTCTGAATATCACTCTTTTGCCTACGACTATAGAAGGAAGACCCGGTTCTGAATATTTCATTCGTCTAAATGATTTTGACGCCGTGGTAGCCCGCTACAAAGGGATCAATGTGAATCAAACCCCCCAGGGTTCTTCCATACTTACCTTGAGTCTCACTGGAACCAATAAAGCCCGACTGGTCGACTACCTCAATGCCTCCGTTGACGTACTGAGTGAAGATCAATTGGAGCGTAAAAACCTCTTTGCGACTAAAACCATCCGTTTTATCGATAGCAGTTTAACGCGAAAGTCGGCCGAAATCGCAGCGGTACAGGAGGAACTAGATAACTTCAGGAATAATAACAGCTCGGTAGGCCTATCTGGAGATGAAAGCGCTCTGGTTGATAGGGTGACTGCCTACGATGCTCAAAAAGACAATCTTCAGCGCCAATTGTCTTATTATCGAGATCTGGAGAATTATCTGCTGACTAGAGAAAGCTATGAAGATGTGCCGGCGCCCTCGGTGGTGGGTATCGATGAAGGTAGCATATCTGCGGCAATTGGAAGTATTATTGACCTTTCAGAACAACGTAAGCGCTACGAGTACTCCGTACAACCTTCAGCGCCTATTTTTCAAGATTTAGATAGGCGGATCAATGCGATCAAATCGGTTTTACTTGAAAACATATCGTCTACCAAGACCATATTGACCAAACAGTTGGGCGAAGTCAATCAAGACATTGCCCAGGTTGAAAGCCAGATGCGCAAGTTACCCAAGGAGCAGCAGGAATTACTTGGCATTCAGCGGCGCTATACCCTCAATGAAAATACCTACAGCGTCTTTTTAGCCAAACGCAGCGAGGCCGGCATCATCAAAGCCGCCAATGTTTCAGACATTCAGATGATCGATAGTGCCAAGGACACCGGTGGGGGACAAATAGGTCCCAATACCCGGATGAATTACGTTATGGCCGGAGTAGTGGGAAGTGTCATCCCAATAGCCTTTGTGTTTCTACTTTTCTTTTTTAACACCAAAATAGTCAATCCTAAAGAGATCGAACGATTGAGCGCGATTCCTGTCCTAGGGGCGGTAGGCAAGAGTCGGCATGAGAACAATTTGGTCGTTTTGGAGCAACCCCGTTCCGCAGTGTCAGAATCCTTTCGCGGACTGCGGTCCAGCTTACAATTCATCTACAAAAAGCAGCAGGTAGAAGGGGCGAAGACGGTCATGGTCACCAGTTCGGTAAGCGGAGAAGGGAAGACCTTTTGCAGCATCAACATGGCTACCGTATTCGCGCTAAGCGAAAAGAAGACCGTTTTGGTAGGATTGGATTTACGCAAGCCGAAAATCTTTGACGACTTTGAACTCAAAAATGACAAAGGCGTGGTTAACTATTTGATTGGAGATGCGAGTTTAGGCGAAGTTATACAAAATACCCGTATCCCTCATTTGGATTTGGTTTTAGCCGGTCCGGTACCTCCCAATCCCTCGGAGCTGTTGATGAGTGAAGCCATGGATGAATTCATTGCTGAACTGAAGAAAACCTATGATTACATCGTTCTGGATACACCTCCAATCGGTTTGGTAACTGATGCGCTGGAATTAGTGGCCTATGCAGACGCAGCCCTCTATGTGATTCGTCAAAACTATACCAAGAAAGGAATGTTGGCCGTCATTAATGAGAAGTATAAACGCAAAGAGATCAAAAACGTCAGCTTTGTTTTGAATTGCTTTCAAACCAGAGGCAGATACGGCTATGGCTACGGCTACGGTTATGGTTACGGCTATGGGTATGGAGCCTATGGAAATGGATATCATCAGGAAGACTACAGACCCAGTCTGAGAGGCAAATTAAAAAAGCTAATTCGAAAGTTAAAACGTCGGGCTTAA